The Solanum lycopersicum chromosome 2, SLM_r2.1 DNA window taatgtttttataccATTGGTTATATAATAGGTTGTGGACCCCATtaaatatagcaaacaaaaataaactataattatataaggtaaataaattaaactatacccctaTAATATAATTAGCTATGAATGTTTGCCATCCCatgtaattttcctttttttttaatacactCTACGAAATGACCCCCAAATATATTACACACACTATTAATATATTCCTCAAACTAGTAAGTGAAAATTTATGTTTGAAACTCACTCTCATAATAATTCTATTACgaatgttaaaaaaaaacagtttaaatatttttgacatttacGTCTTCAATTTATCTTATTACATGCAGTAACTAATTAGCCATCTGGAAAGTGTATGGTTAAGAAAAAGTATTCTGGGCTAATTATAGTGCTACACCTACAACCTTAATGTAGATTATAGACCTACTTCTTTCGGTCATAATTTTGTATCAACCACCACTACTTGTACACCTCCCtgaaaaatcttgaaaatagtcaacataaaagacataaaaaaaaatattcggAGAAGAAACTACTTAATTTGTTAAGCAATATTTggaatcttgtattttttatattcaaccACTATACTTTACTCTtctatgataataataataataattacacttgtatatatacaaacaaaaattttgTCAAGCTTAATATGATTTCAAATAACGTGGTGGGTGagaaaaaatagtaattcaataaGGAGtgaatataaaaggaaaaataaactTTCTGTGGTCCTATTCAAATTTCAGTCGGCACATTTATAAATTAACGGAAACGTTAAAAATCATAATGATTATGCCAAGTAAAATTTTGCACAAAtgtttttacatatatataaagtatatgaTGACCAGTTGTAGTGCTCAACTAAACACGTGAAGATCCCAATacccattaataaaatatatactacCAATTATTACTCGACTCAAATGATCAAGTTTAACACATATTCCAAAACCGATCTTTGTGAACCAGCAGTTGACAGCAAGAACAAAACTAATGGCCGCGTGGATTCTCTTGTAACTGCTCATTTTAGTTGTCGTGATTATTCAAAATAACTCATTCACACTAattgtcattttaaaaaaaataatcgatTTATGTGGAGTAAGATTAATTATGTGATAAACGAtgacattaaattaaaataaaaatactttagtCACATTCTTTTGTTATTTGGCCAGTTCCTCCATTGTTGGTACAAGAGAATCAAAAGTCAAACAAGGTAGGAACTTCTTTTGTGCGACTCAGAAGATCTTCTCCATCAATAGAAGACTATAGTATTATAATGTTAACCCCCTTCCCTTCGTACATTTATTGCTCCGCTCATGAGGCggagtcaaaatttttaataagggTTTAAAATCTGTAAAATAGGGTTCGACAtctattgtataaatatataaatttattttaatcatatataaataattaatttttcaccAAATGGAGTTCGGATGAACCTTACGCCTGCTGCCACTcagttatatatattgatgcataactaagtttataatatattttttttattttacaagaaagtaatacttactatattttaaaaggcgtgcaaaagaaaaacacatatCCACTGAAAATAGACGAGTGGCAGGTGGGTGTAGTCATTAACAACAACActcaaatatacaaaaaataaaatagtactaATACtagtagaaaaaagaaaataacaaaatcttAAAAACTTTGCAATTACTTGCAAGcaatctatttcttttttttcaactctTTCTCTATCGcttctttttaatctttttttgtcCAAGAATACAGGCAAGTTTAGTGTTATCTCATTGCAACACCCAGAAAAAGAATGATCTTAGAAACCTCAGAAGTAGAATAAAAAACACATTTGTCTTCTGACTATTATTTCTACTTTGGACCCACCAACGAGAATGCTGCTTTTACGTATTGAACAATGTCGTATTTTTATCCTCCATATTCTACGTATATATCTCCAAATGCCAATAGGATAAAAAGTCggttgatgaaataaaataatattggcAAGTAAAGAAACCGGCCAACGTCCAATGTTAGGCATGATAGGACACGTTGTTTTCCCGTTAATTCCGCCTCTACCATGTAATTGCTAGTATTATTTTGTGTATTATCATAACATGAGGAATCTACAATAAATGTAATAGAatgtatcaaaattaaaatagcaTGTTGAAATATCAATATACTCATCATGTGATGTAAATAATGAACATACCAAGAAAGATTTCTGATATAATGTAGTAGTTTGAACATTTCAAGAAGATTTGGTGCAGATATCCAATCTTCAAGAtgttaattacataaaaaatatgaaaaaccaCTGCTCGTCCATCACATGGACAGAGTGCACCctctaacatttttttttaaaaaaagtaaagtattttaatcatacaaaaaaatatttggtgaACTCAATATGtgaatattgagaaaaaaaataatctggATTTGTGGACAAGGGAATGTTCACACTTGCAGGACTATCGTTCTCTTTGACGGTCATTGAACGATAGTCGAAAAACCCACTTGGAGAATGACTTCTTCTTTGAATTTGCGTTAGATTGTTGTTGATTCTGGTGATTAGTTGCGTTGGGAGCAGTGGACTCGACAAAATCCTTTATACGTCGCATGGCTAAGTCTAACGTATCTTCGGACATGTTAGCAAAACATACACGGAACCAGCCTGGTTCGGTACAATGGCATGATGATCCAGGAGAAATGTTTAGGCCAACATCGTACACTATTTTCTTCCATAAGTCCATTTCAGCGTCAAAATTATTGGAACTTAGTAGATGTCGCATGTCTACCCAACAAAACAAACCAGCATTGCTTTCAAGGCAGTTAATACCAGCACTTTTAAGACCTTTAACAAGCATTGCATGTCGTTTCTTTAGCCTCTTCTGATTTTCAGAGATGTATTTCTTTGTGAATTTTTTGTCGGAGAGCATGCATGAAAGAAGGTACTGAGTTTGAGAAGAGACTAATCCGAAACTAGACATTTTTGTGGCCGCGGAGACAACCATCTCATCGTTGGAATAGATTGCACCAATGCGAAAACCGGGGAGACCGAGATCTTTTGAGAGACTGTAAACAATGTGAACTCGTTCCCAAACTCGGGTTTTCATGTAGTTCTTTTCAATTAGAACTTCCATGACACTAACGAAGCCTGGTGAGTTAAAAACAGTCCCTGAATAGATCTCGTCACTGATGAGGTGAATGCCTTTTTCGTCGATGAATGTAAGAAGAAGTTCAAGCTCGTTTCTGTTTAGTGTTGTTCCCAATGGATTTGAAGGGTTGGTCACTAGAACACCTTTCACTTTAAGGTTGCGCTTTTTTGCGTCTAGATAAGCTTCTTCAAGAGCGGATTCTGTAATTCTGAATCCGTTTGAACTTGAGCAATGTATTGGTACAATCTCCGCCCCAGTTCTCCATTTGAGGTCTCTATCGAATCTGTATTACATAATGCAATAAGAACAtcagtaaagaaaaaaaaataattttaacttaaaattttacgATCAAATAGATGATGAGAACGTACCCAGGATAGTATGGGGTAGGAAGGAGAAAAGCATCGCCTTGGTTAGCTAGGCAAAACATAAGCGTCTCATTAGCGGAAGTTGCACCGGCTGTAAGAACGAGGTTGTTGGAATCAAAGCTTACTCTGTTTCCTCTGATTTCTGACATGAATTTTGTCATTGCCtgcattataaaaataaacataacaacGTAAGATAAATGATGTCACACATAcgtaatatttaatatatttttgtattcataatacATGTgaacaatatattaaaaatacgTACATTTTTGAAAGCAGGAAGACCATGATAATCTTGAAACAGAGCAAGTTCTCTAAATATTGATTCTCCATTTCTCTTAAACCCAGCTGCGTCTGGATTTTGTGCTAGCCATGACTCTAATAAATCAAATGAAAGCTGCGTaacgaaaataaaataaaattattgttagTGCAAAGAATGTGAAAGCCGACAATCGAAGATGGGGATTCTTAAAAAAACAGAACtgtttcaagtatttttttcaaattacctGATTTTCTGCTAGACCCATCTGGATGATTCCTTTAGGATTTTGAATTTCATCGTATGGATTTTTCTCGTACTCCTGCCATCCTAAAAAGTATGAAGAATCTTGTCCATGAGAATTACACGTGGCTTTCTCTGACAATAGTTTCATATTTTCTGGTGTTATGAATTTACTGgacttttatgtatattttgggaaataaattttatctattGGTCGACTGGAATGTGCCAGCAAGAAAGAGTAGGATGTAATCGGATCACTttgaatgttttttattttgttgttgaaaaCAAAGTTTGATTTGGAATGAATTGGAGATTGTAGTTTATAGAAGAGAGCTAGGGAGATGTTGTTGCCATTTGCTGGCATAATGTATGTCTATATATAGGAATTTGTCAATCAAAGGAACTACACGTCAGCCAAACTACGCATAATACTCTTAAAttcctttttaattaaataaataaataactctCTCTTTTCAAGTA harbors:
- the ACS3 gene encoding 1-aminocyclopropane-1-carboxylate synthase 3 → MKLLSEKATCNSHGQDSSYFLGWQEYEKNPYDEIQNPKGIIQMGLAENQLSFDLLESWLAQNPDAAGFKRNGESIFRELALFQDYHGLPAFKNAMTKFMSEIRGNRVSFDSNNLVLTAGATSANETLMFCLANQGDAFLLPTPYYPGFDRDLKWRTGAEIVPIHCSSSNGFRITESALEEAYLDAKKRNLKVKGVLVTNPSNPLGTTLNRNELELLLTFIDEKGIHLISDEIYSGTVFNSPGFVSVMEVLIEKNYMKTRVWERVHIVYSLSKDLGLPGFRIGAIYSNDEMVVSAATKMSSFGLVSSQTQYLLSCMLSDKKFTKKYISENQKRLKKRHAMLVKGLKSAGINCLESNAGLFCWVDMRHLLSSNNFDAEMDLWKKIVYDVGLNISPGSSCHCTEPGWFRVCFANMSEDTLDLAMRRIKDFVESTAPNATNHQNQQQSNANSKKKSFSKWVFRLSFNDRQRER